CTGCACGTTGGGCCGCTCCGTTATTGCGCGAGGGGGTCCCCTATGGGCCGCGGCCGGGCTAAGGCAAAGCAGACCAAGGTTGCTCGAGACCTGAAATACAACACGCCAGAGACTGATTTCGAGCGGCTTCAGCGCGAACTGTCCAACGGCGGTCGCAGCAGCGGCGGTGCCGACGACTTCAACGGCAGCGCCGATGATTTCGGTGGGCCCGTCGATCGCTATGCCGACGAGGACGACTGGCGTCGCTGACGCCGGCCGGCGTCCCCGCGGCCGGCGACCCTCGACGGGTC
This DNA window, taken from Mycolicibacterium neoaurum, encodes the following:
- a CDS encoding DUF3073 domain-containing protein, with translation MGRGRAKAKQTKVARDLKYNTPETDFERLQRELSNGGRSSGGADDFNGSADDFGGPVDRYADEDDWRR